A portion of the Cellulophaga algicola DSM 14237 genome contains these proteins:
- a CDS encoding winged helix-turn-helix domain-containing protein, with amino-acid sequence MGLINNINKTFDHRIRLGMMSILMVNEYADFNMFKELLDVTDGNLASHAKALEKEAYIVVEKRFIGRKPNTRYAATPLGKEAFKKHIDALENLIKKF; translated from the coding sequence TTGGGACTTATAAACAACATAAACAAGACATTTGATCATCGCATCAGACTGGGCATGATGAGTATACTCATGGTGAATGAATATGCTGACTTTAATATGTTTAAAGAGTTGCTTGATGTTACAGACGGTAATTTAGCAAGCCATGCCAAAGCTTTAGAAAAAGAGGCGTATATCGTGGTAGAGAAACGATTTATAGGAAGAAAACCAAATACTAGATACGCTGCCACTCCATTAGGTAAAGAAGCATTTAAAAAGCACATAGATGCTCTTGAAAATTTAATTAAAAAATTCTAA
- a CDS encoding Coq4 family protein, protein MKAFIFEQLYEVSKKPYQKYFKKNKPWTVTVKELVALPPNSLGAELYHFLTKNNFELQSKLESHDIYHVLTNIGTTVPEEISMQYFLWGNGKRSLYLFSVLTIGTIFYCSHFKRFLQEYKRGKRSSKFYQIDFQKLVHLPIHNIRTAFFIN, encoded by the coding sequence ATGAAAGCATTTATTTTTGAACAGCTCTATGAGGTGAGTAAAAAACCATATCAAAAGTATTTTAAGAAAAATAAGCCTTGGACGGTTACTGTGAAAGAATTAGTAGCCCTACCTCCCAACTCATTAGGCGCTGAATTGTACCACTTTTTAACCAAGAATAATTTTGAATTACAGTCAAAGCTTGAAAGCCATGATATTTACCATGTATTAACAAACATAGGAACGACAGTTCCAGAAGAGATTAGCATGCAATATTTTTTATGGGGAAATGGAAAAAGAAGTTTATACCTTTTTTCCGTACTCACCATTGGCACTATTTTTTACTGCTCTCATTTTAAAAGGTTCCTTCAGGAATACAAAAGAGGGAAGCGTTCATCAAAATTTTATCAAATAGATTTTCAAAAATTAGTACACCTACCAATTCATAACATCAGAACTGCCTTCTTTATCAACTAA
- a CDS encoding DUF4153 domain-containing protein, with the protein MNIHIKSISASLVFSVLLYSKTMGINLVILSLVIISLVLLEHKSQKETIKYALTYLFTALMVFLDPTNFKIFVHAMAFLIYMGKSIAPKNSLYLSWFIGLTNMVLASIHQLNSYLTKEDHKNTAVSSKTKTILKALGIALGLIILFSLLYQKSNPVFSGLISAINFDFLSFPWLLFTVFGYFIFLHILKPYYPETLITLDHAQGNTLKKSTPNFSLEQNKKLADEYTLGSIIFIALNSLLFIFLITDFIYLIDTDTSTNSEYSKSVHQGVYALLLSIICAIAIILYFFRGDLNFYTKSKNIKILCYIWIAMNLILVLFTGYKNYTYVATLGLTYKRIGVFVYLLFILAGLCTTYLKVSKTKSFIYLIRSNVAVIFAVLFVSAIIPWDKSITYYNLNTIENVDIQYLIDLGNTNSIQLKKYSEKKKATAFEASITTKYSRFIHQEKEKSWQEYSIYSLIYH; encoded by the coding sequence ATGAACATCCATATCAAATCAATTTCAGCATCCTTAGTGTTTAGTGTACTGCTATATAGCAAGACTATGGGAATTAACCTTGTCATTCTTTCTTTAGTAATCATCAGTTTAGTACTCCTAGAGCATAAATCTCAAAAAGAAACTATAAAGTATGCCCTTACCTATCTTTTTACTGCATTAATGGTCTTTCTAGATCCTACTAATTTTAAGATTTTCGTTCACGCCATGGCGTTTCTAATTTATATGGGAAAAAGTATTGCACCCAAAAACTCCTTGTATTTAAGTTGGTTCATAGGGCTCACCAACATGGTATTGGCCTCTATTCATCAATTAAATAGTTATTTAACAAAAGAGGATCATAAAAACACTGCAGTATCTTCAAAAACTAAAACTATCCTCAAAGCTCTGGGCATCGCTTTAGGCTTAATCATACTATTCTCCTTACTATACCAAAAGTCTAATCCTGTTTTCAGTGGCCTTATTTCTGCAATAAATTTTGATTTCTTAAGCTTTCCATGGCTCCTATTTACGGTATTTGGATACTTTATCTTCTTACATATTTTAAAGCCATATTATCCAGAGACCCTAATAACCTTAGATCACGCACAAGGCAATACACTGAAAAAGTCTACCCCAAATTTTTCCTTAGAACAAAATAAAAAACTAGCCGATGAATACACCCTTGGCAGTATCATATTTATAGCATTAAATAGTTTGCTTTTTATATTTCTAATAACCGATTTTATCTATCTGATAGACACTGACACAAGTACAAATTCTGAATACTCAAAATCTGTACATCAAGGAGTCTATGCCCTACTGTTATCAATTATCTGCGCTATTGCAATTATTTTATATTTCTTTAGAGGTGATCTTAATTTTTACACCAAAAGTAAGAATATTAAGATCTTATGCTATATCTGGATTGCCATGAACCTTATTCTGGTCTTGTTTACAGGGTATAAGAATTATACATACGTGGCCACTTTAGGATTAACCTATAAAAGAATTGGAGTTTTTGTGTACTTACTATTTATCCTCGCAGGTTTATGTACCACCTACTTGAAAGTTTCAAAAACCAAAAGTTTCATCTATTTAATACGGTCAAACGTTGCTGTAATTTTTGCAGTGCTATTTGTAAGCGCCATAATTCCTTGGGATAAATCTATTACCTATTACAATTTAAATACTATTGAAAATGTAGATATTCAATACCTTATTGACTTAGGAAACACAAACAGCATTCAATTAAAAAAATATAGCGAGAAGAAAAAAGCAACTGCATTTGAAGCGAGCATTACTACTAAATATTCTCGCTTTATACACCAGGAGAAAGAAAAAAGTTGGCAGGAATATTCCATTTACTCCTTAATCTACCATTAA
- a CDS encoding ribosomal maturation YjgA family protein: MKFIFNKIHFTVFSTILVLEIAIAYFLKTGFIRHTVGDFLVVILIYCFLRSFIKTNPLYMAIVTLVLSYTVEFLQRTTFLQLLNLDQNKWANLIFGNSFSIQDLVAYTLGVITVFYLDTRNWLPKG, translated from the coding sequence ATGAAATTTATTTTTAACAAAATTCACTTTACTGTTTTTAGTACAATTTTAGTTCTTGAGATTGCGATTGCTTACTTTTTAAAAACTGGATTCATAAGACATACTGTGGGTGATTTTCTCGTTGTAATACTTATCTATTGTTTTCTTAGAAGCTTTATAAAAACCAATCCGTTATACATGGCAATTGTAACGTTAGTTCTTTCTTATACGGTTGAGTTTTTACAACGAACTACATTTTTACAGCTCTTAAACTTGGATCAAAATAAATGGGCCAACTTAATTTTTGGCAATAGTTTTAGCATACAGGATTTAGTAGCCTATACGCTTGGGGTAATTACTGTTTTTTATTTAGATACAAGAAATTGGCTTCCTAAAGGATAA
- a CDS encoding NAD(P)-dependent oxidoreductase has protein sequence MKFGIIRERKNPPDRRVVLSPEACQKLLVKHPEAIIKVEPSPIRTYADEDYTNLGLSLSSEMIDCDVLLGVKEVPIEDLIPNKKYFFFSHTIKKQPYNRELLRAFLDKNIEMYDHEVITNEKGQRLVAFGRYAGIVGAYNGFRAYGLKYELFNLPKAETVTDQNALIQALNSIELPPIKILLTGKGRVGNGAKEMLDAMGLQKVTVADYLSKSFEEPVYCQIDASEYNKRKDGVRGSKAEFFKNPELYQSNFTRFTKVTDFFIAGHFYGTGAPYLFTREDAKHEDFSIKVVADVSCDIDGPVATTIRPSTIAAPIYGYDPRTEKEVDFKATNAIAVMAVDNLPCELPRDASEGFGDAFLKNVIPAFFNNDENGVLERARMTQNGKLTQRYAYLQDYVDGKE, from the coding sequence ATGAAATTTGGAATCATTAGAGAGCGCAAAAATCCACCAGATAGAAGAGTAGTTTTGTCTCCAGAGGCATGTCAGAAACTATTGGTAAAACACCCTGAAGCTATAATAAAAGTGGAGCCCTCTCCAATTAGAACGTATGCAGATGAAGACTATACAAACTTAGGCTTATCCTTAAGTTCAGAAATGATAGATTGTGATGTTCTGCTAGGGGTAAAAGAAGTGCCGATCGAAGATTTAATTCCAAATAAAAAATATTTTTTCTTTTCTCATACGATAAAAAAACAGCCTTATAATCGTGAGCTTTTGAGGGCATTTCTTGATAAAAATATAGAGATGTATGATCATGAGGTTATCACGAACGAAAAAGGACAGCGTTTAGTAGCGTTTGGTAGATATGCCGGAATTGTTGGAGCATATAATGGTTTTAGAGCTTACGGACTTAAATATGAGTTATTTAATTTACCAAAAGCAGAAACAGTAACAGACCAGAATGCTTTGATTCAGGCATTAAATAGTATTGAGTTGCCTCCTATAAAAATTCTTCTAACAGGAAAAGGAAGAGTAGGAAATGGTGCGAAAGAAATGCTAGATGCCATGGGATTACAGAAAGTTACGGTAGCAGATTATTTATCAAAATCGTTTGAGGAACCAGTATATTGTCAAATTGATGCTTCTGAATATAACAAAAGGAAAGATGGTGTAAGAGGAAGTAAGGCAGAGTTTTTTAAGAACCCTGAACTATATCAATCAAATTTTACACGCTTTACCAAGGTAACAGATTTTTTTATTGCCGGTCATTTTTATGGTACTGGTGCGCCTTATCTATTTACTAGAGAAGATGCAAAACACGAAGATTTTAGTATAAAAGTTGTGGCAGATGTAAGTTGTGATATTGATGGTCCTGTGGCAACGACTATCAGACCTTCAACTATTGCAGCTCCAATATATGGGTATGATCCTAGGACTGAAAAGGAGGTAGATTTTAAAGCGACAAACGCTATTGCTGTTATGGCGGTAGATAATTTGCCTTGCGAATTGCCAAGAGATGCGAGTGAGGGTTTTGGAGATGCTTTTCTTAAAAATGTTATTCCAGCATTTTTTAATAACGACGAAAATGGCGTTTTAGAGCGTGCAAGGATGACACAAAATGGAAAGCTCACCCAGCGTTATGCCTATTTGCAGGACTATGTAGACGGTAAGGAGTAA
- a CDS encoding endo alpha-1,4 polygalactosaminidase, with protein MNYALIIAFLSLSVSCSTDEKSASTVNDTEDSASPVESNAIPVYNQAYQENFEADKISAILNSAKNGYVLLDPFQDEVTDHVAAIQANGNQVGAYISIGTGETYRDDYAQIKPYLVATPWGEWPDEFFVKETSTGVLEVMKARIDKIAAWGFDWVEFDNMDWAFDDESRDAYKITATESEAISYYQELCAYVHSKGMKCMAKNRVEDATDFDGVLYESYTDEKNWRDQSGAQSFLDAGKLVIINHYNEKSCGEVYAEYKGIYNDNLSFICEDATLKKYVHFNE; from the coding sequence ATGAATTACGCCCTAATAATTGCATTCCTGTCGCTATCTGTTTCTTGTAGTACTGATGAGAAGTCCGCCAGCACAGTAAACGATACTGAGGATAGTGCGTCTCCAGTAGAAAGTAATGCAATCCCCGTTTACAACCAAGCATACCAAGAAAATTTTGAAGCAGATAAGATTAGTGCTATTTTAAATAGTGCCAAAAATGGATATGTTTTATTAGATCCTTTTCAGGATGAGGTAACGGATCATGTAGCAGCAATACAGGCAAATGGTAACCAAGTAGGCGCTTATATCAGTATTGGTACCGGTGAAACCTATAGAGATGACTATGCGCAAATAAAGCCCTACTTAGTAGCAACCCCTTGGGGAGAATGGCCCGATGAGTTTTTTGTAAAAGAAACATCAACAGGAGTGCTAGAAGTAATGAAGGCAAGAATAGATAAGATTGCAGCTTGGGGCTTTGATTGGGTAGAGTTTGATAATATGGATTGGGCTTTTGATGATGAATCAAGAGACGCCTATAAGATAACAGCGACCGAAAGTGAAGCAATTTCTTATTATCAAGAGTTATGTGCTTATGTTCATTCAAAAGGAATGAAATGTATGGCGAAAAATAGGGTAGAAGATGCTACTGATTTTGATGGTGTATTGTATGAATCCTATACCGATGAAAAAAATTGGAGGGATCAATCAGGAGCACAAAGCTTTTTAGATGCAGGTAAGTTGGTAATTATTAATCATTATAATGAGAAATCTTGCGGAGAAGTGTATGCGGAATATAAAGGGATATATAATGATAACCTTTCTTTTATATGCGAAGATGCTACTCTTAAAAAGTATGTTCATTTTAATGAGTAG
- a CDS encoding YbjQ family protein: MENFKHIKVTTTSSLQNVEIVEYLEPISVNIVIGMNFFEDFLTGFRDVFGGKSNTYTKSLEKINEEAIIELKRRAHYLNANYVIGLSIDNDEISAQGKSMLMVTAMGTAVRVAGKAKNVIKNSTSINLEAFEQLSLKARLLASAEKDELILTENKWNQIIENQVSELIPFLLTKLTNNLSQFDVKENIKLFFDSLEREDTIKQIFNFLEENEDRDLEYVLEVIQELHMVDYTKNLKLLTSKKPYLNTLGASIAGMHKKAYYTADIKLIQETIMVLEEKFPVKANFLRSKESFSDKEIDVWKCECGTENNLERETCRACKTDIHGLKDATINLKEIKEGLIFKLALLEKNFV; encoded by the coding sequence ATGGAAAATTTTAAGCATATAAAAGTAACCACAACTTCTTCACTACAGAATGTTGAAATAGTAGAATACCTAGAACCCATTTCTGTAAATATTGTTATTGGGATGAATTTTTTTGAAGATTTTCTAACTGGATTTCGGGATGTTTTCGGAGGTAAATCTAACACGTATACCAAATCATTAGAAAAAATTAATGAAGAAGCTATTATTGAACTTAAAAGGCGTGCCCATTATTTAAATGCAAATTACGTTATTGGTTTAAGTATTGATAATGATGAGATTTCGGCGCAAGGAAAATCAATGTTAATGGTTACCGCTATGGGGACAGCGGTAAGAGTAGCAGGAAAGGCTAAAAATGTAATTAAAAATTCAACCTCCATAAATTTAGAAGCTTTTGAGCAATTGTCTTTAAAAGCACGATTGTTGGCTAGTGCAGAGAAAGATGAATTGATTTTAACAGAAAATAAGTGGAATCAAATTATAGAAAATCAAGTATCAGAATTAATTCCATTTCTTTTGACCAAGCTCACCAATAACTTAAGTCAGTTTGATGTCAAAGAAAATATTAAATTATTTTTTGATTCGCTAGAAAGAGAAGATACAATAAAACAAATTTTTAATTTTTTAGAAGAGAATGAAGATAGAGATTTGGAGTATGTACTTGAAGTCATACAAGAATTGCATATGGTAGATTATACTAAAAATCTTAAACTACTAACAAGTAAAAAACCGTATTTAAACACTTTAGGCGCTTCAATTGCAGGAATGCATAAGAAGGCTTATTATACAGCTGATATAAAATTGATTCAAGAGACTATTATGGTGCTAGAGGAAAAATTTCCTGTTAAAGCTAACTTTTTGAGATCTAAAGAATCGTTTTCAGATAAAGAAATTGATGTTTGGAAATGTGAATGCGGAACTGAAAATAATTTGGAAAGAGAAACCTGTAGAGCATGCAAAACAGATATTCATGGGTTAAAAGATGCTACAATTAATCTAAAAGAAATTAAAGAAGGTTTAATTTTTAAGTTGGCACTTTTAGAAAAAAACTTTGTTTAA
- a CDS encoding IS3 family transposase (programmed frameshift), whose protein sequence is MKHSIITVDKRTQRDYNLGFKLSVVHQVEKGEMTYKQAQKAYGIQGRSTVLVWLRKHGTLDWTKPIRHQMPKSKETPAQKIKRLERELSDEKLRNKILNTMIDISDKQYGTAIRKKPFAQSIQRIRQEQRLSLSRCCRLFGVSRQAVYQAEKRIIKREQEFIKVKNLVEGVRKDMPRLGTRKLYYLLKEEFAKHNLKIGRDALFGYLRSESMLIRPRKNYTKTTNSKHWLRKHPNLMKEIKVSRPEEFFVSDITYIKSRERTHYLSLVTDAYSRKIMGYHLSDDMSAENVVKAVRMAKNNRLTSKDLIHHSDRGLQYCSGIYQKELRLSNMTPSMTDGYDCYQNALAERINGILKGEFLIYKCNTGKELKKLIAESIKTYNNKRPHLSLKYKTPNFVHNKKPEKLASLV, encoded by the exons ATGAAACATTCAATTATTACGGTAGACAAGCGTACCCAACGCGATTATAATTTGGGCTTTAAATTAAGTGTTGTCCATCAGGTTGAAAAAGGCGAAATGACTTATAAGCAGGCGCAAAAGGCTTATGGTATTCAAGGTAGAAGTACTGTTTTGGTTTGGTTGAGAAAACATGGTACATTAGATTGGACTAAACCAATACGCCATCAAATGCCAAAATCAAAAGAAACACCTGCCCAAAAAATCAAACGCTTGGAGAGAGAGCTTTCCGATGAAAAACTCAGGAACAAAATTCTCAATACTATGATTGACATCTCCGATAAACAGTATGGTACCGCTATCAGAAAAAAGC CATTCGCCCAATCAATCCAGCGCATCCGACAAGAACAACGATTAAGTTTATCTCGTTGTTGTCGATTGTTTGGGGTAAGTAGACAAGCGGTCTATCAAGCAGAAAAACGGATTATAAAAAGAGAACAGGAGTTTATAAAAGTAAAGAACTTGGTTGAAGGTGTTCGCAAGGATATGCCCCGGCTCGGTACACGAAAGCTGTATTACCTGTTAAAGGAAGAATTCGCAAAGCACAATTTAAAAATAGGAAGAGATGCCCTGTTTGGATATTTGCGCTCGGAATCGATGCTGATAAGGCCAAGGAAGAATTACACCAAGACAACAAACTCTAAACATTGGCTTAGAAAACATCCTAATCTGATGAAAGAAATCAAAGTTTCCAGACCAGAAGAGTTCTTCGTCAGTGACATTACATATATCAAAAGTAGAGAGCGGACACATTATCTATCCTTGGTAACCGATGCCTATAGTAGAAAAATAATGGGATATCACCTTAGTGATGATATGAGTGCCGAAAATGTGGTAAAAGCAGTAAGAATGGCTAAAAACAATAGATTGACAAGTAAAGATCTAATTCATCATTCCGATAGAGGATTGCAGTATTGCTCCGGCATATACCAAAAAGAACTAAGGCTAAGCAATATGACTCCGTCAATGACAGATGGTTATGATTGCTACCAAAATGCATTGGCAGAACGAATCAACGGCATATTGAAAGGGGAATTCCTAATCTATAAATGTAACACTGGCAAAGAGTTGAAAAAGCTTATAGCAGAATCAATAAAAACGTATAACAACAAAAGACCACACTTGAGTCTAAAATATAAAACACCTAACTTTGTACATAACAAAAAACCAGAGAAGCTAGCTTCTCTGGTTTAA
- a CDS encoding TolC family protein codes for MRINIGRVLTYRKSSFVGFIALMTVYACVPTRTVREENKSVPEQYANQSSDTVNTAKMKWKEFFSDPYLVSLIDTALVHNQELNIMLQRVDMSKNEIKARKGEYLPFVNYFGGAEVEKVGEYTRNGAVEKNLDIREGEEFPEPLTNYSFGLTASWEIDVWKKLRNAKKSAVFEYLSTVEGKNFMVTTIVSEIANSYYELLAVDSQLAIIDQNLEIQENALKMVKLQKQAARATELAVKKFEAEVLKNKSHRFELKQQIVEMENKINFLVGRTPQKVARNSEDFIKGSVDAMYAGVPSQLLLNRTDVRQAELELEAAKLNISVAKANFYPSFDITTSVGLEAFKPKYLNTTPESLLYSVVGDVVGPLINRNAIKAAYKNANDKQIQAVFEYEKAILNAYIEVSNELSNIDNLKKSFDLKVGQVDALTESIDISIRLFQSARADYMEVLLTQRDALEATIELIETKKDQMIAQTAMYKALGGGWN; via the coding sequence ATGAGAATTAATATAGGAAGAGTGTTAACGTATCGGAAGTCGTCTTTCGTGGGTTTTATAGCTCTTATGACGGTGTATGCCTGTGTACCTACTAGAACAGTAAGAGAAGAAAATAAAAGTGTTCCAGAACAGTATGCAAATCAGTCTTCAGATACCGTGAATACGGCTAAGATGAAATGGAAGGAATTCTTTTCAGACCCTTATTTAGTTTCTCTGATAGATACCGCATTGGTGCATAATCAAGAGTTAAATATCATGCTTCAACGCGTAGATATGTCTAAAAATGAAATAAAAGCGCGAAAAGGGGAATATTTGCCTTTTGTCAATTATTTTGGTGGCGCTGAGGTTGAAAAAGTAGGGGAGTATACGCGTAATGGCGCTGTGGAAAAAAACCTTGATATTAGAGAGGGGGAGGAATTTCCTGAACCATTAACTAACTATTCTTTTGGCTTAACAGCTTCATGGGAAATAGATGTGTGGAAGAAGTTGCGCAATGCTAAAAAATCTGCCGTTTTTGAATACTTATCTACGGTAGAAGGTAAGAATTTTATGGTGACTACTATAGTTTCCGAAATTGCAAATTCTTATTATGAGCTTTTAGCAGTAGATAGTCAGTTAGCTATCATTGACCAAAACCTAGAAATTCAGGAGAATGCCCTTAAAATGGTAAAACTTCAAAAACAAGCAGCAAGAGCTACAGAATTGGCAGTTAAAAAGTTTGAGGCAGAAGTCTTAAAAAATAAAAGTCACAGGTTTGAACTAAAGCAACAGATTGTTGAAATGGAGAATAAGATTAATTTTTTAGTCGGTAGAACTCCACAAAAAGTAGCTAGAAATTCAGAAGATTTTATTAAGGGTTCTGTTGATGCTATGTATGCAGGTGTGCCCTCTCAGTTACTTTTAAATCGTACCGATGTTCGTCAGGCAGAACTAGAATTAGAAGCGGCTAAATTGAATATAAGTGTAGCAAAAGCTAATTTCTATCCTTCATTTGATATCACTACGAGTGTAGGTTTAGAAGCTTTTAAACCGAAGTATTTAAATACAACTCCGGAATCTCTTTTGTACTCTGTTGTTGGGGATGTTGTAGGGCCTTTAATCAATAGAAATGCGATTAAAGCAGCGTATAAAAATGCTAATGATAAGCAGATACAAGCAGTTTTTGAATATGAAAAAGCTATTTTAAATGCTTATATAGAAGTTTCAAATGAACTTTCTAATATAGATAACTTAAAGAAAAGCTTTGATTTAAAAGTAGGGCAGGTAGATGCGTTAACGGAGTCTATTGATATTTCCATACGCTTGTTTCAGTCCGCTAGAGCAGATTATATGGAGGTACTTTTAACCCAGCGTGACGCGCTAGAGGCTACTATTGAACTTATTGAAACCAAAAAAGATCAAATGATAGCACAAACCGCTATGTATAAAGCACTAGGTGGTGGTTGGAATTAA